In Parasteatoda tepidariorum isolate YZ-2023 chromosome 2, CAS_Ptep_4.0, whole genome shotgun sequence, one DNA window encodes the following:
- the LOC139427277 gene encoding uncharacterized protein — MLKHLEKGDERKQDPSLVLKRVSDTRWCARADATKALANGYNSFQKALQSIACDKTQTSQAIHEAKCLLNDLAKKENAVMARELFDDYETKANEKTDTQYSDENQRVRKGKRHHDDGPAKEVVLRGKEKLKVDTYLPVLDMLCTELSRRLEAYREINDLFGFLTDFSTKSDAEIRQACTKFKEHHFEDIEPEFIDEMVQYKYFIL, encoded by the exons ATGCTCAAACACCTTGAAAAAGGTGATGAACGTAAGCAAGATCCGTCATTGGTTCTGAAAAGAGTATCCGATACAAGATGGTGTGCAAGGGCCGATGCTACTAAGGCTTTGGCAAATGGTTACAACAGTTTTCAGAAAGCTTTGCAGTCTATTGCTTGCGATAAGACTCAGACATCACAAGCGATTCACGAGGCGAAATGTCTATTGAATGACttggcaaaaaaagaaaatgctgtAATGGCC agAGAATTATTTGACGACTACGAGACTAAGGCAAATGAGAAAACTGATACTCAATACAGTGATGAGAATCAGCGTGTGCGAAAAGGGAAAAGGCATCACGATGATGGACCTGCAAAAGAAGTTGTGCTCAGaggaaaagagaaattaaaagttgataCATATTTGCCAGTACTAGACATGCTGTGTACAGAACTGTCGCGGCGCCTAGAAGCTTACCGGGAAATAAATGATCTGTTTGGGTTTCTAACAGATTTCTCGACAAAATCCGACGCTGAAATTAGACAGGCTTGCACAAAGTTTAAGGAACATCATTTCGAGGACATTGAGCCTGAGTTTATAGACGAAATGGTGCAGTATAAATACTTCATCTTATAA